One genomic window of Undibacterium cyanobacteriorum includes the following:
- a CDS encoding cystathionine gamma-synthase family protein, protein MSTRPSYGFTTTVLHNDRQKNIEHGSPHKPVHNSVTFGYADARDLAEVFQGKQSGYRYGRQGNPTVSALEEKITKMEDGIGSICFATGMAAIGAVFQGLLRKGDHIVSSGFLFGNTNSVWQTCADQGLELSLVDATDVKNVESVLQENTRMVFVETIANPRTQIADLARIGELCRQRGILYVVDNTMTSPYLFKPKAVGTGLVVNSLTKSIAGHGNVLGGALTDTGLFDWSAYPHIAPNFRKQAPAAQGLAQLRAKALRDFGASLSPDAAHQIAVGAETLALRMERESANAMAIASMLEADPRVAKVHYPGLASHPQHALALQLFKAYGALFSFELQPEIDCFDYLNRLKLAINATHLGDTRTLVIPVAHTIFFEMGPARRAEMGINDSLIRVSVGIEDTDDILHDFQQALGN, encoded by the coding sequence ATGAGTACCCGTCCTTCTTACGGTTTTACCACCACCGTCCTCCATAACGACCGCCAAAAAAATATTGAGCATGGCTCACCGCATAAGCCCGTGCACAACTCTGTGACATTTGGTTATGCCGATGCGCGCGATTTGGCGGAGGTTTTTCAAGGGAAGCAAAGCGGGTATCGCTATGGTCGTCAAGGCAACCCGACCGTGTCTGCGCTTGAAGAGAAGATTACGAAAATGGAAGACGGTATTGGTTCGATTTGTTTTGCCACAGGGATGGCGGCGATCGGTGCCGTGTTTCAAGGTTTGCTACGTAAAGGCGATCACATCGTTTCCTCAGGATTTTTGTTCGGGAATACGAATAGCGTGTGGCAGACTTGTGCCGATCAAGGCTTGGAACTCTCTTTGGTCGATGCCACCGATGTGAAGAATGTCGAATCCGTATTGCAAGAAAATACGCGTATGGTTTTTGTCGAGACGATTGCCAATCCGCGTACCCAAATCGCTGATTTGGCGCGTATCGGTGAATTGTGCCGTCAACGCGGCATTCTGTATGTGGTTGATAATACGATGACTTCACCCTACCTTTTTAAACCAAAAGCGGTGGGGACGGGTTTGGTGGTGAATTCTTTGACGAAGTCGATCGCTGGCCATGGCAATGTACTCGGCGGTGCCTTGACAGACACGGGGCTATTTGATTGGAGCGCCTATCCGCACATCGCCCCTAACTTCCGCAAGCAAGCGCCCGCGGCACAAGGTTTGGCGCAATTGCGCGCCAAAGCACTGCGAGATTTTGGTGCGAGTTTAAGCCCGGATGCCGCCCATCAAATCGCAGTCGGCGCCGAGACCCTTGCCCTGCGCATGGAACGCGAAAGTGCGAATGCGATGGCGATCGCTAGTATGTTGGAAGCTGATCCGCGGGTCGCCAAGGTTCACTACCCTGGACTCGCATCGCATCCACAACATGCTTTAGCTTTGCAGCTTTTCAAAGCTTACGGGGCGCTGTTTAGTTTTGAGTTGCAGCCAGAGATCGATTGTTTCGATTATTTGAATCGTCTCAAGTTAGCGATCAATGCTACGCATTTGGGTGACACACGCACACTTGTAATTCCAGTAGCTCACACCATCTTCTTCGAAATGGGACCGGCACGTCGAGCAGAAATGGGGATTAATGATTCCTTGATTCGTGTGTCGGTGGGGATTGAAGATACGGATGACATTCTGCATGATTTTCAACAGGCTTTAGGAAATTAG